A genomic window from Pasteuria penetrans includes:
- a CDS encoding transposase: MTRRKFSLEFKQRTIEQVRSEQHVVQVSRQHDLAVSTINGIVQFLVGNTLSMNLV; the protein is encoded by the coding sequence ATGACACGGAGAAAATTTTCGTTGGAATTCAAGCAGAGGACAATTGAACAGGTCAGGAGTGAGCAACATGTTGTCCAGGTATCTAGACAGCACGACCTTGCCGTTAGCACGATTAACGGGATCGTGCAATTTCTTGTAGGAAATACCCTATCTATGAATTTAGTCTAA
- the ltrA gene encoding group II intron reverse transcriptase/maturase, with the protein MEPNECRVLFPAQKVRRVEIPKPYGGKRPLGIPTIGDRIAQTVVRNRLEPLLEPRFVSDSYGCRPGKSALEAVDKNRRRCWKYAWGIDLDIKGFFDNIPHDLLIRALEHCGIDKRMLRYCERWLKDPVQLPDGTIEERTKGTPQGGVISPLLANLFLHYALDRWLQEHHPDIEFERYVDDVILHCENQAQAENLLKELQQRMAQCGLELHPRKTKIFYCKDGWKTGKHKRTSFDFLGFTFCPRQAVTRVGRRRFLGYNPAISRKSRKKIAKRGKEIRKHVRPDMELHEVAEMSNPILRGWVNYYGAFYPSHLRKALVRSFDDNVLAWWARKKYKKLGSRRKARRWIQYIRGKYGEPVRPLARIRSKDGAIRAA; encoded by the coding sequence ATGGAACCGAATGAATGCAGGGTCTTATTTCCCGCCCAAAAGGTCCGAAGGGTGGAAATCCCGAAGCCATACGGTGGGAAGAGACCTCTCGGAATACCCACAATAGGAGATAGGATAGCCCAGACGGTGGTTAGGAACCGACTCGAACCCCTCCTGGAGCCACGCTTTGTTTCCGACTCTTACGGATGTCGCCCGGGGAAATCTGCCTTGGAGGCGGTAGATAAGAATAGGAGACGCTGCTGGAAATATGCCTGGGGGATTGATCTTGACATAAAGGGATTCTTTGACAATATACCGCATGACCTGCTCATCAGAGCATTGGAGCATTGTGGCATTGATAAAAGAATGCTCCGTTATTGTGAGAGATGGCTAAAAGACCCGGTGCAACTACCCGATGGAACTATCGAAGAAAGGACTAAGGGCACACCACAAGGGGGTGTAATAAGCCCCCTACTGGCCAATTTGTTCCTGCACTATGCCCTAGATCGATGGTTGCAGGAACATCATCCAGATATTGAGTTTGAAAGATATGTGGATGACGTGATCCTTCATTGTGAAAATCAAGCCCAAGCTGAAAATCTTCTGAAAGAATTGCAACAGAGAATGGCACAGTGTGGTTTGGAGCTGCATCCGAGAAAAACCAAAATCTTCTACTGCAAGGACGGCTGGAAGACGGGGAAGCACAAAAGAACATCTTTTGACTTCCTGGGGTTCACGTTTTGCCCGCGTCAGGCCGTAACCCGCGTGGGGAGAAGAAGGTTTCTGGGATACAATCCAGCCATCAGCCGAAAATCGAGGAAGAAGATAGCGAAACGGGGGAAGGAAATAAGAAAACACGTGAGGCCAGACATGGAATTGCATGAGGTGGCGGAAATGTCCAATCCCATATTGAGGGGCTGGGTGAACTACTATGGCGCCTTTTATCCCTCACATCTGAGGAAAGCTTTAGTACGGAGCTTCGATGACAACGTTTTGGCCTGGTGGGCCAGAAAGAAGTACAAGAAGCTCGGTAGCAGGCGAAAGGCTCGAAGGTGGATCCAGTATATACGAGGAAAGTACGGGGAACCTGTTCGCCCACTGGCACGTATTAGAAGCAAAGATGGGGCAATAAGAGCCGCATAA
- a CDS encoding IS256 family transposase, protein MIPIDLDIDRMEKRIEERIQHYEQKGLSLQESIPHVVEEIEEDSEWAPGPMGRAYTFIANYQFKKQILGGREKHQRGPDFPKVDRNGYKKRKKSTSKGIVVYYDPQPRKGHFRSAVTKPYKKYTKSCIDILSSLRKAGMSIKKISELSNDILRSKISRSTVSRLLMGHLKEENRGFNEEPIRNPHEIRTVKVDAYYKPVRGFGKVAVYVIKASRKNTSGIKTDEVLSSLVNPPETAETWYEALQNVYDRGLRMGPDTLFIADGHKGIRKALSQVYPEAGFQGCQFHKMVNLYQAFRKDRPRKKGVKWEPIRSRIYQDIFHVLDKKEALHGLIRFSDDYQSKLPKLVEGLWASFDDVTTYLDYDLADAVQNRTTGSLERNHREARRYTNGVSCYPTLDSFQRVIDSVYKNFNLEQAKKLSGMDNHSVSAWGLGEFAIPAMYPLSSH, encoded by the coding sequence ATGATTCCAATTGACTTGGATATAGACAGAATGGAAAAAAGGATAGAAGAACGTATACAACATTACGAACAGAAAGGATTATCGCTTCAGGAATCCATCCCCCATGTAGTGGAAGAGATCGAGGAAGATTCTGAATGGGCTCCTGGTCCCATGGGGAGGGCTTATACTTTTATAGCCAATTATCAGTTTAAAAAACAAATTTTAGGTGGCCGGGAGAAACACCAAAGGGGTCCCGATTTCCCAAAAGTAGACCGAAATGGTTATAAAAAACGTAAAAAAAGCACCAGCAAAGGAATTGTGGTTTACTATGACCCCCAGCCAAGGAAAGGGCATTTCCGATCTGCGGTTACTAAACCCTACAAAAAATATACGAAGTCGTGTATAGATATTCTTTCCTCCTTACGTAAGGCCGGTATGTCCATAAAAAAAATATCCGAATTGTCGAATGATATTCTGCGATCAAAAATCTCACGCTCCACTGTGTCAAGATTACTTATGGGACATCTAAAGGAAGAGAATAGAGGATTCAATGAGGAACCCATAAGAAACCCGCATGAAATTAGGACCGTAAAGGTGGATGCTTACTACAAACCCGTTCGTGGATTCGGGAAAGTAGCTGTCTATGTCATAAAAGCGAGTAGGAAAAATACATCAGGGATAAAAACAGATGAGGTTTTATCAAGTTTGGTAAATCCCCCCGAAACAGCTGAAACTTGGTATGAAGCCCTCCAAAATGTTTACGACCGTGGTTTACGGATGGGTCCTGATACCCTTTTCATTGCTGATGGTCATAAGGGAATCAGAAAGGCGCTAAGCCAAGTATATCCCGAAGCAGGTTTTCAAGGGTGTCAATTCCACAAAATGGTGAATCTTTACCAGGCCTTCAGAAAGGATAGACCGAGAAAAAAAGGAGTGAAGTGGGAACCCATCCGAAGCCGGATTTATCAAGACATTTTTCATGTTCTTGACAAAAAAGAAGCCCTTCATGGCTTGATACGCTTTAGTGATGACTATCAATCCAAGTTGCCCAAGCTCGTTGAAGGTCTATGGGCTTCCTTTGATGATGTGACAACGTATCTCGATTACGACCTAGCGGATGCTGTTCAAAATCGTACAACGGGTTCCTTAGAGAGAAATCACAGAGAGGCCAGACGTTATACGAATGGAGTGAGCTGTTATCCTACCCTTGATTCATTCCAAAGGGTGATTGATTCCGTGTATAAAAATTTCAACTTAGAGCAGGCAAAGAAACTTAGTGGGATGGATAATCACTCTGTGTCCGCATGGGGACTGGGAGAATTCGCTATCCCTGCCATGTATCCCCTATCTTCACACTAA
- a CDS encoding ribonuclease J, with protein MVRNQRGKLQIFALGGLDEIGKNMYVIQYKQDMVVVDAGLMFPDEGMLGIDIVIPDVSYLIENRDKLRAIVLTHGHEDHIGGLPYILRQIRVPIYATKLTMGLVEHKLREAHMLHKVRRVVVDTNSEVHLGTSLKVSFFATSHSIPDSVGVCVDTPEGKVVHTGDFRFDMTPIHGEPADLHKMAAIGQAGVLCLLSDSTNAERPGFTGSERTVAEGLKGVFRCSKQRIIVATFASNIHRIQGVVNASLAYGRKLAVVGRSMVNVVQIASELGYLKIPDDLLIELEEVNRLPAHRVAIISTGSQGEPMSALTRMANASHRKVEILPGDTVVIAATPIPGNEKLIGRTVDQLFRIGAEVVYSANAHVHISGHGAQEDLKLMLSLLKPKYFMPIHGEYRMLCAHARLAESVGVCPENVFVCDNGDMVEIVEGKARFGPKVATGKVLIDGLGVGDVGNIVLRDRKLLSQDGIIVIVVTLSKSNRAILSGPDIISRGFVYVRESEQLLEEATGVVVQAMQKCMKEQISEWTFFKTSIRDSLGKFLFERTRRRPMILPIIMEV; from the coding sequence TTGGTGAGGAACCAACGGGGCAAGTTGCAAATTTTTGCTCTCGGTGGGTTGGATGAAATCGGTAAAAACATGTACGTGATTCAGTATAAACAGGATATGGTCGTTGTGGACGCGGGCCTGATGTTTCCGGATGAGGGGATGCTGGGGATCGATATTGTAATCCCGGATGTCTCCTATCTGATCGAAAATAGGGATAAGCTGAGGGCCATTGTTTTGACCCACGGCCATGAGGATCACATCGGCGGTCTTCCGTACATCCTGCGGCAAATCAGGGTGCCTATTTATGCAACAAAGCTGACTATGGGTCTGGTAGAGCACAAGTTGCGTGAGGCCCATATGTTGCATAAAGTGCGTCGTGTGGTCGTTGATACCAACTCTGAGGTTCACCTGGGTACTTCTTTGAAAGTTTCTTTTTTTGCTACTAGTCATAGTATACCCGACTCAGTGGGCGTGTGTGTGGATACGCCCGAGGGTAAGGTGGTGCATACGGGTGATTTTCGCTTTGATATGACGCCTATCCATGGTGAACCTGCGGATTTGCATAAAATGGCAGCAATTGGACAAGCCGGGGTTCTGTGTCTTCTGTCCGATAGTACCAACGCAGAGCGACCCGGATTCACTGGATCGGAGAGGACAGTGGCGGAAGGTCTCAAGGGTGTGTTTCGATGCTCCAAACAGCGCATTATTGTGGCTACCTTTGCTTCCAATATTCATCGTATTCAGGGCGTTGTCAACGCGTCTCTCGCCTATGGTCGCAAGCTGGCCGTGGTGGGGAGGAGTATGGTCAACGTTGTCCAGATTGCTTCTGAGTTAGGGTATCTCAAGATCCCGGATGACCTTTTGATCGAATTGGAAGAGGTAAACCGATTGCCGGCGCACCGTGTTGCTATCATTTCCACGGGAAGTCAGGGCGAGCCGATGTCAGCGTTGACACGTATGGCCAATGCATCGCACCGGAAGGTGGAGATTCTACCAGGTGATACAGTTGTGATTGCTGCGACTCCTATCCCGGGGAATGAAAAATTGATTGGCCGGACGGTTGATCAGCTCTTCCGGATTGGGGCCGAGGTTGTCTATAGTGCCAATGCCCATGTTCATATTTCGGGACATGGTGCGCAGGAAGACCTGAAGCTCATGCTGAGTCTGTTAAAACCGAAGTATTTCATGCCAATCCACGGTGAGTATCGTATGTTGTGTGCCCATGCCCGCTTGGCGGAGTCCGTGGGAGTGTGTCCAGAGAATGTTTTTGTTTGTGATAATGGGGATATGGTAGAGATCGTGGAGGGAAAGGCCCGTTTTGGACCCAAAGTCGCCACGGGCAAGGTATTGATTGATGGGCTTGGTGTGGGTGATGTGGGTAATATCGTACTTCGTGATCGCAAGCTCCTATCCCAAGATGGGATCATTGTGATTGTTGTTACCCTGAGCAAGTCCAATCGTGCCATTCTCTCCGGTCCAGACATTATTTCACGCGGTTTCGTCTACGTGCGTGAGTCAGAGCAGCTCCTAGAGGAAGCCACAGGGGTGGTTGTTCAGGCCATGCAAAAGTGCATGAAAGAGCAAATTAGCGAGTGGACTTTTTTTAAGACGAGCATACGTGATTCCCTGGGTAAGTTTCTTTTTGAGAGAACACGTCGTCGACCCATGATTTTGCCAATTATTATGGAGGTTTGA
- the dapA gene encoding 4-hydroxy-tetrahydrodipicolinate synthase, with amino-acid sequence MERLWTAMVTPFTAKGALDETAVSRLVEHLLNTGSEGLIVSGTTGEAPALSLGERRTLWGLVRDAVRGRVPVWAGVGNNHTDTTIMLSEAAAESRMDGLMVVAPYYNKPSQQGLYEHFRVVASATSLPIMVYNVPGRTAVPMHCDTLLDIAAISNVKAIKEASGDLSQVSELVQRLPDDVVLYSGDDSLTLPILALGGVGVVSVASHLCGSVIASMIEAFARGDVGAARTYHRLGWPVFTKLFFQTNPVPVKYALACLGICEAHVRLPLVPLTVSEQTELREGIRDCLNQGASLQV; translated from the coding sequence ATGGAGAGATTGTGGACTGCAATGGTAACACCCTTTACCGCCAAGGGTGCTTTGGATGAAACGGCTGTTTCCCGGTTGGTAGAGCATTTACTGAATACGGGGAGTGAGGGTTTGATCGTTTCCGGTACGACTGGGGAGGCACCCGCGTTGTCCTTGGGAGAGCGTCGTACGCTATGGGGTCTTGTCCGTGATGCGGTGCGAGGGCGTGTTCCCGTCTGGGCGGGTGTAGGAAATAATCACACGGATACGACAATCATGCTAAGTGAAGCAGCCGCTGAGTCCAGGATGGATGGTTTGATGGTGGTGGCACCTTACTACAATAAGCCTTCCCAGCAGGGTTTGTATGAGCATTTTCGTGTTGTGGCGTCAGCTACTTCCCTACCTATTATGGTATATAACGTCCCTGGGCGTACTGCGGTCCCAATGCATTGTGATACCTTGCTGGACATAGCAGCGATCAGCAATGTAAAAGCTATCAAGGAGGCTTCGGGGGATCTGTCCCAGGTAAGCGAGTTGGTACAGCGTTTACCTGATGATGTGGTCCTTTATAGCGGGGATGATTCATTGACGCTGCCCATTTTAGCTCTTGGTGGCGTTGGGGTAGTGAGCGTAGCAAGCCATCTCTGTGGTTCGGTGATTGCGTCGATGATCGAGGCCTTTGCACGTGGGGATGTGGGGGCAGCACGTACGTATCATCGATTGGGATGGCCTGTTTTTACCAAGCTCTTTTTCCAGACGAATCCTGTACCGGTGAAGTATGCCCTGGCCTGTTTGGGGATCTGTGAAGCCCATGTACGCCTCCCTTTGGTTCCCTTAACGGTTTCAGAGCAAACGGAATTGCGTGAGGGAATACGTGATTGTTTGAATCAGGGAGCCTCCCTACAGGTCTGA
- the dapG gene encoding aspartate kinase has translation MKSGRVRVLKFGGSSLHTPSLRRHALGHIQDAQTEGVCPIVVVSALGRRGDPYATDTLLRLPLREGAALALREQDLLMACGETIAATVFSGLLNSHGIVNVVLTGGQAGIVTEPCHTLAHIVAITPTRIEQELDRDKVVIVTGFQGVSVTGETTTLGRGGSDITACALGAALQAECVDIFTDVEGVKTADPGLVSDSQLLPTITYLELCHLTQQGAKIMNPRAVALAMEAKLPLRIRATGNKDVGTRVVEHRKTDPRIVSLPFPDGAVTGIAHRENRTKISASLQDGAEGAEEIFSLMARRGVSVDFIQVHTKGISYTVAEEEADTVVRWLEEEGWEVTTRSHCAKISVVGAGMAGVPGVMARIVLTLAQLHVPILQSADSHTTIWVLVPQEFLQKAVKALHRCFGLDREACE, from the coding sequence ATGAAGTCCGGACGTGTTCGTGTATTGAAGTTTGGCGGAAGTTCCCTTCACACCCCTTCCTTGCGCCGGCACGCCTTGGGGCATATTCAGGATGCTCAAACGGAAGGGGTATGCCCTATTGTCGTTGTTTCGGCCCTTGGGCGGAGGGGGGATCCCTATGCCACCGATACGCTGCTTCGGTTACCCCTCAGGGAGGGAGCTGCCTTGGCGCTTAGGGAACAGGACCTGCTGATGGCCTGTGGGGAGACGATAGCCGCAACAGTTTTCTCGGGGTTGTTGAATTCCCATGGTATAGTCAATGTGGTGTTGACCGGGGGACAGGCCGGGATTGTAACGGAACCTTGCCATACCCTGGCGCATATCGTGGCCATTACCCCTACTCGGATTGAACAGGAGCTGGATCGGGATAAGGTGGTGATCGTGACAGGTTTTCAGGGTGTTTCTGTTACGGGAGAAACAACTACCTTAGGCCGGGGGGGTAGTGATATCACGGCGTGTGCTTTAGGGGCGGCTTTACAGGCAGAGTGTGTGGATATTTTTACGGATGTGGAGGGTGTAAAGACAGCGGATCCAGGCCTTGTTTCTGATTCCCAACTCCTTCCCACTATCACCTATTTGGAGCTGTGTCATCTGACCCAGCAGGGGGCCAAGATCATGAACCCACGCGCGGTGGCTTTGGCCATGGAGGCTAAGCTCCCCTTGCGGATCCGTGCTACAGGGAATAAGGATGTAGGTACAAGAGTTGTTGAGCATAGGAAAACGGATCCTAGAATAGTATCTCTTCCTTTTCCGGACGGGGCCGTGACGGGGATTGCTCATAGGGAGAATCGTACGAAGATCTCTGCTTCCCTACAGGATGGGGCTGAGGGTGCAGAGGAAATTTTCTCCCTCATGGCTCGCAGGGGTGTAAGTGTGGATTTCATTCAGGTTCATACTAAGGGTATATCCTATACGGTAGCAGAGGAGGAGGCTGATACCGTTGTGCGGTGGTTAGAGGAGGAAGGATGGGAAGTTACAACGAGGTCCCATTGTGCTAAAATCTCTGTTGTTGGTGCGGGAATGGCGGGTGTTCCCGGCGTTATGGCCCGTATCGTGTTGACACTGGCTCAACTTCATGTTCCCATTCTACAATCGGCCGATTCTCATACAACCATCTGGGTACTGGTGCCGCAGGAGTTCCTGCAAAAGGCTGTGAAAGCCCTGCACCGTTGTTTTGGCTTGGATCGGGAAGCTTGTGAGTGA
- a CDS encoding aspartate-semialdehyde dehydrogenase, which yields MRRRATKRDYPTVAIVGATGAVGKLLVKILQERSFPVKTLRPLASPRSAGEKIGFAGQTYTVGELGGDSFTGVDIAFFSAGGAVSQQFVPRAVDSGALVVDNTSVFRQSPLVPLVVPEVNPDAVGREDSLIANPNCSTAQMVVALYPLHKRFGLKRILVSTYQAVSGAGDKALAEYRQQQAAVLRRESPVARVLPVAGSGHYHPIVDNALPQIDVSMENGYTKEEMKMIWETRKIFSLPQLPVTATCVRLPIAHGHSEAVYVELVQPFTLEAIREVLYNAPGVVVEDDLVSYSYPTPYRACGDDAVHVGRLRRDLDHPQGLHLWIVSDNLRKGAATNAVQIAELWLQKQQEDGS from the coding sequence ATGAGGAGAAGAGCGACAAAACGGGATTACCCCACGGTTGCTATTGTCGGTGCTACAGGAGCCGTGGGGAAGTTATTGGTGAAAATTTTGCAGGAGCGTTCCTTTCCTGTGAAGACCCTCCGCCCTCTAGCTTCTCCTCGGTCGGCAGGGGAGAAGATTGGGTTCGCTGGTCAAACGTATACGGTTGGGGAACTTGGTGGGGATTCTTTCACTGGTGTGGACATCGCCTTTTTCAGCGCGGGTGGAGCGGTGAGTCAACAATTTGTACCGCGGGCTGTGGATTCAGGCGCGCTTGTGGTTGACAATACCAGTGTGTTTCGGCAGAGTCCCTTGGTCCCCCTCGTTGTTCCTGAGGTCAATCCTGACGCTGTAGGGCGGGAGGATTCCCTCATTGCCAATCCAAATTGTTCCACGGCCCAAATGGTTGTTGCTTTATATCCGCTCCACAAACGCTTTGGTTTAAAGCGTATCCTGGTGTCTACCTACCAAGCTGTTTCCGGAGCGGGGGATAAGGCCCTGGCGGAGTATCGCCAGCAGCAGGCGGCTGTTCTCCGTCGGGAATCCCCGGTGGCTAGGGTGCTGCCGGTGGCGGGATCGGGGCATTATCATCCTATCGTGGATAATGCCCTACCACAAATTGATGTATCTATGGAGAACGGTTACACAAAAGAAGAGATGAAAATGATTTGGGAAACGAGAAAAATTTTTTCTCTTCCCCAGCTTCCTGTGACGGCCACCTGTGTCCGTTTGCCTATTGCACATGGTCACAGTGAAGCCGTTTATGTGGAGTTAGTGCAACCCTTTACGTTGGAGGCCATTCGTGAGGTGCTCTATAATGCACCGGGTGTTGTGGTCGAGGATGATCTGGTATCTTATTCCTACCCCACACCCTATCGGGCCTGTGGTGACGATGCCGTTCATGTTGGGCGGTTACGGAGGGATCTCGATCACCCGCAGGGTCTTCATCTCTGGATTGTATCTGACAACCTACGCAAGGGTGCTGCTACGAATGCCGTACAAATTGCAGAACTTTGGCTGCAGAAACAACAGGAGGATGGATCATGA
- a CDS encoding dipicolinate synthase subunit B — MKLEGCTLGFAITGSHCTYKDIPPQIVRLRSFGAQVIPILSHTALHVDSRFGEANDWRKRIEEAAGHPAWTTVAETELIGPKGLFDCLIIAPCTGNTLARLAHAFTDGPVLMAAKSQMRIHRPIVIAVSTNDALGLNSLNLAKLFTTKDIYFVPMGQDDPLGKPKSLVAHMSLLLPTCFHAMEGRQFQPLLVPHPLPDRDVDTSERRELQMISRRVALCND; from the coding sequence GTGAAACTGGAAGGATGTACATTGGGTTTTGCGATCACGGGTTCCCATTGTACTTATAAGGATATACCTCCACAAATTGTTCGTTTGCGTTCCTTTGGGGCTCAGGTTATTCCGATTTTATCCCACACCGCCCTTCATGTGGATAGTCGTTTTGGTGAGGCCAACGACTGGAGAAAGCGGATCGAGGAAGCAGCTGGGCACCCCGCCTGGACGACCGTAGCAGAAACGGAACTTATTGGTCCCAAGGGGTTGTTCGATTGCCTTATCATTGCACCTTGTACGGGAAACACGTTGGCCCGCCTTGCCCATGCTTTTACGGATGGTCCCGTATTGATGGCTGCCAAATCCCAGATGCGTATACATCGCCCTATAGTGATTGCCGTGTCCACCAATGATGCACTGGGATTGAATTCCCTTAATTTGGCTAAATTGTTTACCACAAAGGATATATATTTTGTCCCTATGGGTCAGGATGATCCCCTTGGGAAACCTAAATCATTGGTTGCTCATATGTCGCTTCTCCTACCAACCTGTTTTCATGCTATGGAAGGTAGACAATTTCAACCCCTGTTGGTTCCCCACCCTTTGCCTGATAGGGATGTGGATACATCAGAACGGAGGGAATTGCAAATGATTTCCCGCCGGGTTGCGTTGTGTAATGATTGA
- the dpsA gene encoding dipicolinate synthase subunit DpsA — translation MLLGKTVAFFGGDTRQLAMIERFCRQRARVILFGFDQWSCPYSGVIFSDPNPDALLETNALILPAAGTNEEGHVISHYSDRELICTGDHIGALPHDAQVFSGTVSRYLEKLCNDYHVPLVGLFDRDDIAIRNAIPTVEAAIMLAIQNTPFTLHGSSCWVVGTGRVGFTLAHALSSLGARVMVTTYSSGERARAEAMGWRAYGVGDRLVCASVTDILFNTVPSMVISRKIIDAIPARAWILDLASSPGGVDHEYAAERGLKSLLAPSLPGKVAPETSGLLLANAIIEILQQDEEMREG, via the coding sequence ATGTTGTTGGGTAAAACAGTGGCTTTCTTTGGGGGTGATACCCGTCAGTTGGCAATGATTGAAAGGTTCTGTAGGCAAAGGGCACGTGTCATTTTGTTTGGTTTCGATCAATGGTCTTGTCCCTATTCAGGTGTAATTTTTTCCGATCCCAATCCAGATGCCCTATTGGAAACAAATGCGCTCATTTTGCCGGCCGCAGGTACGAATGAAGAGGGTCATGTGATCAGTCATTATAGCGATCGTGAGCTGATTTGTACGGGGGATCACATTGGTGCCCTACCGCACGATGCGCAGGTATTTTCGGGTACAGTTTCCAGATATTTAGAAAAATTGTGCAATGATTATCATGTTCCTTTAGTAGGTTTATTTGATCGTGATGATATTGCCATTCGTAACGCTATTCCTACTGTAGAAGCTGCTATTATGTTGGCCATTCAAAACACACCCTTTACCCTTCATGGTTCCAGTTGTTGGGTGGTAGGTACAGGGCGTGTGGGTTTTACGTTGGCTCATGCGCTCAGCTCTTTGGGGGCAAGGGTAATGGTTACCACTTACAGTTCGGGTGAACGGGCTCGCGCAGAGGCAATGGGTTGGAGGGCCTATGGGGTTGGTGATCGATTGGTTTGTGCCTCCGTTACTGATATCCTTTTCAATACGGTACCCAGTATGGTGATTTCCCGCAAGATCATTGATGCTATTCCGGCACGTGCCTGGATACTCGATCTTGCTTCTTCCCCGGGCGGTGTGGACCATGAATATGCTGCCGAGCGAGGTTTGAAGAGTCTTCTGGCCCCCTCCTTACCTGGCAAAGTGGCTCCTGAAACATCGGGTTTGCTTCTTGCCAACGCAATCATTGAGATTTTGCAACAAGATGAGGAGATGAGAGAAGGGTGA